The Poseidonibacter lekithochrous region ATATTGTAAAACCAACTGCTTTACCTAAAATCAAAAATTTTAATACAGATGAAGGTAAAAAGTACTTATTACATACAATTTTACATATTGAATACTCAGCAATTGATTTAGCTTTAGATGCAGCACTTAGATTTAAAAATAAACCAGATCAGTATTATAAAGATTGGTTAGAAGTTGCAGACGATGAAATTAGGCACTTTTTAATGTTAGAAGAGTTATTAGGTGAATTAGGTGGGAAATATGGAGATTTCCAAGTACATAAGAATTTATTTGAAGCAATGCAAGAAACTCCAGAGTTTTTAAGAAGAATGGCAGCAGTTCCTAGATATTTAGAAGCAAATGGTTTAGATCAAAATCCAAAAATCATGGAAAAACTAAAATCTAATAATGATCCATTTAATAGAAAAATTTTAAAAGCTTTAGAAATAATCTTAGAAGAAGAGGTTGATCACGTTACAAAGGGTGATGTTTGGTACAAATATGCTTGTGATTTAGAGAATCTTCCTTATGATAGTACTTACCTAGAAATTATTGAAGATGTATTTCCTGGTTCAACAAAAAGAAAAATGGACTTAAATTTCGAAGCTCGAAAAAAAGCCGGTTTCTCTTGTGATGTTTTAAAAGTACTATCTAAAAAAAGTGATTGTGTTTAAAAATATTTAATCTATCCTAACAACGGAAGCCCTCTCTTTGATGGCTTCTAAAAATCTACAAACAACTTTACTCCCATAAACTTTATTGTTTACAATTCTCTATAATTAACACTCAAATTCTTCCAATCTATACAAGCACACTAACTTGTCTATACAAGATGTAATCGCTGTGTAATCTTACTCTTTTATACTTCCTTCATCAAACTTGTATAGACAAGTAAAGGAGTTTAATTGAAACGTGTAGAAAAACCTATGTACGTAAAACTATATGAAGAAATATTAAAAAACATTGAAAATAAAAATTACAGTACTTCTGAAAAATTACCTTCAGAAAATGTATTTGCTACAACTTTTGATGTAAATCGACATACAGTAAGACAAGCATTATCAATGCTTAAAGATGAAGGTTATATCTACACAAAAAAAGGAAAAGGAAATTATATTTCTAATATTAAAGTGCCTTATTCAATTTCTGATAAAAGCTCTTATACTTCAAAAATATTAGATTTAGGATATGAGCCTAAAACAAAATTTTTAGGTGCAGATATTATTGAACCTACAAATGAAATTGCACAAAACCTTGGTTTAAATAAAAATTTAAAAGTAATAGAGTTAAGACTTTTACGTTATGCAAATGATTTACCAATATCTGTTTCATACTCATATTTTGATGCTTATATTTATAGAGAAATTATTAACAACTTAGATTGTAAACCATTCTCTTTATACAAAGTATTAGAAAAATGCTACCCAAATTTAGAAATCACAAAAGTCTCAACAGTTTTTGAATCACATACATCAACAAATGAATTAAGTGAATTATTAATGATGCCATCAAACTCACCAATATTAGCAGCTAGTACATTATCAAAAGATCAAGATGGAAATTTTGTTGAATACGGTACCTCTTTTTTTAGAGGCGACACATGTAAAATCAAAGTAGATTTAGTTTAAAAGGAAAAGTAATGATAAAAATGAAGAAATTAACTTTAGGTTATAAAAAAGAGAAGATTTTAAATGACATTGATTTAAAAGTAAAAAAAGGTGAATTCATTGGAATTATTGGAACTAGTGGAGCTGGGAAATCAACACTATTAATGTCTCTAACTGGTGGAATCAAAGTATTTGATGGGAAATTTGAAGTTTTAGATTATGACTTAAATAACATCAAAAAGAAAAACTTAATCAAATTAAGAGAACAAATTGGTGTAATTTTCCAAGGTTACAACCTAGTAGATAGATTAAGTGTATTAGACAATGTTGTAAGTGGAATGTTAAAAGATATTCCTGTATCACGAGCAATTTTAAAATTATATAAAGACAAGGAGATAAAAAAAGCAAAAGAGTATATGGACATAGTTGATATTACAAAACATTCACTAAAAAGGTGTGATGAACTTTCGGGAGGCCAAAGACAAAGAGTAGCAATTGCTAGGGCTTTAGCCGCTGAACCAAAGATTATCTTAGCAGATGAACCAGTTTCAGCACTTGATCCAAAAAGTGCAAAAAAAGTTATGGGTATTTTGAAGAAGGTAAATGAAGTTTATGGAGTAACCGTAATCGCAAACCTTCATCACTTGGAGTACGCAAAAGAGTACTGTGACAGAATCATTGGTGTGAATAATGGATCAGTAGTTTTTGACGACAACAGCGATCAACTAACAGATAAATTAGTTGAAAAAATTTATACAGTAAATAATTAAGGGATAAAAATGAAACTTATTAAGAATATTACAGTAGCAACACTTGCTTTGACTTTAGGTACAACTTCTATGATGGCACAAGAAAAATGGCCAGAAAAATTAACTTTTGGTGTAATTCCAGTAGCTGGTTCTACTTCAATGAAAGAGAACTTTGGTCCATTAACTGATTATATATCTAAACAATTAGGTATTAAAGTTGAAATGAAACTAGCAGGGGATTACACTGGAATTATTACTGGTATGCAACATAATCATATTGATGTAGCTTACCTTGGACCTAAATCTTATGTAGAAGCACACAAAAGAGCAAATGCAGAAGCTTTAGTTGTTGAAGTTGATGGAGAATCAGGACTTCCTGGTTATAGAGGAACAATTATTACAAAAAAAGGTTCAGGTCTTAAATCTTTAGCAGATATCAAAAACAAAACTTGGGCATTTACTTCTTCTCAATCTACATCAGGAACTTTAGTTCCAACTGTAATGTTTTCAAAAGCTGGTATCAATCCAAAAGATTACTTTAAAAAAGTAGTATATTCAGGTGGACATGAAGCTTCTATTCTTTCTGTAAAAGCTGGAAAAGTTGATGCAGCATCTACAAATAACTTAGACTTTAATAGAGGTTTAGGCAGACACTGGAATAAAGACCAATTTAATGTAATTTGGACTTCAGATTTAATTCCAGGAGCACCAGTAGCAGCTAGAGGAGATTTACCTTCGTCTTTAAAAATGGCATTAAAAGGTGCATTTTTATCTTATAACGATCCAGAAGGATTAAAAAGATTAAAAAATAAAGGCTTCATCAAAGGTGATGATTCAGTTTATGATTCAGTAAGAGAATTAATCAAATTAAAAAAACAATTAAAAAATAAAAAATAAATATCTAAATAAACAGGCTTAAGGGCCTGTTTTAAAAGGAAAAGTAATGAACATAGAAGAAATAAGGGATAAAAGTAACCCATTTTCATTTTCAAAATCAGTTGTAATTGTAATATTTTTATTAATTTTTATTCAAAGCTGGAAAGACACAGAAATGAGTGTTGTTTCACTAATTGATGGGTGGCATTATATGATGGAATATATTGCAGGTAATCCAGAAATAGAGAATAGTGGATTCTTCCCACCAAATTTAAATAGTGATGATTTAATGACTTATGCTTTATCTATGCTAGAAACAATTCAAATGGCAATTATTGCATTGATTCTATCAATTATCGTGGCAGTTCCATTGTCATATATGAGCTCAAGAAATATAATAAACATTTTAATACCAGGGAAATCTCCTATTCATGAGTTTACAAAAAGTGTGATATATGGAAGTGCTACCTTTGTTGCAAATGTATTTAGATCAATTAATGAAATCATTTGGGCACTAATATTTGTATCTGCAGTTGGACTTGGACCAATGGCAGGAATATTAGCTTTAGGAGTACATACAGCAGGAGTTTTAAGTAAATTATTAAGTGAAGGAAATGAATCAATTGATCCAGGACCTGTAGAAGCACTAACAACAACTGGTGCTGGGTTTATTAAAGTATTAATTTACGCAGTAATTCCTCAAACAATGCCTCATTTTGTATCTATGTGTTTATATAGATTTGAAAGCGATGTTAGATCTGCTTCAATTTTAGGATTTGTTGGAGCTGGTGGTATTGGTTTTTATCTATTTGATAAGATGAGAGCTTTTGAAAATGGCGATGTTTGTACAATTATTATTGTTATTGTATTGACAGTTTGGGGATTAGACAAAGTAAGTGCAATTATTAGAAAAAGGTTTATATAAATGAAAAGAGAAGATATTAATTCATTAGCACAATTAGTTGCAAAAGCTGAATTAAAAAAATTATATACAAAAATAAATGAAAAACATTCTATTAAAGTTTTAACTGCTCCAACTGAACAAACATTACTTGTTCCTGTAAAAGACCCAATTTCAGGCGGTGAGTTTTATGCGGGAGAAGTTCTTGTAACATCAACTATTGTATCTGTAGATAATATAAAAGGTTGGTCAATGGTTATGGATTCAAATAATAAACTATCTCTTTATACTGCGGTTTTAGATGCGAGTTTTGAAGCAAATATTTTTAAAGATGAAATAAAAACTTTACTAAAAAGTGCTAAAAAAGCTGAAGAAAAAGCCAATAAAGAACAAAACAAAAAAGTGAACTCAACTAGAGTTTCTTTTGATTTAATGTAAGGTAATTAAATAATGAATACAGTTGATATAGAAAAATTAAATAGAGATAATTTTAGAGCAATGATGAATGTGTTATCAATGCCAGGAAGTGTTGAAAAAGTTGAGTCATTATTTGATTCTGATTTATTAGCAATTGCAAATACACTTCTATATTCAGAGGTTTCTTTTAATTATGAAGGGAAAGAGGAATTTGCACTAATTGAAGCAATTACAAATTCAAAAGAGAATGATTTAGAAAATGCAGACTATATTTTTTGTGATGAGATTAGCGAATTTGCATTTAATAAAGGAAAAGTAGGAACTTCAAAAGATCCTGAATTTTCAGCAACATATATTTTCAAATGCAAAAACTTCAAAGGTCAAAAAATAAAACTAACTGGTCCTGGAATTAATAAAGAAAAAATTGTTTCTTTGCCAGTAGATAAGTCTTTTGTAAACTTTTTCAATGAAAAGAATTCATATTTTCCTTTAGGAAATGAAGTTTTCTTTTTAAACAAAAATAGCGAAATAACTGCAATTTCTAGAACAACAAAAATGGAGATAATCTAATGGCATATTATGCAATAAAAGGCGGAGAAGAGGCTATTAAAAACTCATTAGATTTTTATGCTGATTTAACAAATAGCGCTGATGAATTAGAAGATGAAGTATTAATTAAATCATTGACTTTTTCAATTGACAGAGTTATGAGTGAAGGTTCGTTATATTCAAAAAAACTAGCTGCTAGGTCTATTAAAAGAAGTGCCGGAGATTTATTAAATGCATCTTTCTTTTTAAGAGCACACAGATCTTCTTGTCAAAGAATCGGTATTTCTAGAACTATAGACATAAATAAAATGAGATTATCGAGAAGAATTTCTTCAGCTTTTAAAGATATTGAAGGAGGGCAATTATTAGGGCCTTCAAATGATTATGAAATCAAATTATTAGTTGATTTAAAAAATGAAGATGTAAATATTGAAGAGTATTCAAGTAAAGATTGTGTTATTAAATCTGCTTTATCTCCACTAAGAGATGATGATTTAATCAAAAAACTTCCAAAAGAAGAAAAGATTTGGGATGTTACAAGAAATTATCCAAGTGCGCCATATCCAAGATCGGCAGTCCTTCAAGTAATGAGTAGAGCTGAAACTGGCTCATTATTATGTGTAGGATACACAACTATGAGAGGTTATGGGGATATTCACCCAACTATTGGAGATTTGAGAATTGGTGAACTTGATATTGATTTCACTCATCCCTTTACAAAAAAAGATGTAAAAGTTGGAAGTATTGAAGCTACTGCTGTTGAGTGTGTTGGTACATTTAATCAAGATGAAAATGGTGATACAAAACTAACTACTGGTTTTGGATTTTGTTTTGGGAAGAATGAAACAAAAGCTATTTCTATGTCTATGATTGATTTATCTTTGTATAACACACATTATTCAGTTGGTGGAGAGCATATTATTGCAGCTGATTTTGACATGATTATGCATCACTTAGATGGAATTGAGTCATTTGGTATGACAAATCACTTTAAATTACCTCATTATGTTACTTTCCAAACTGATTATCAGATTTTTAAATCGGCTCAAAAGTATTCAAATGACAAAAAAGGAGATGCAAAATGAGATATGCATTTTTAGATGAAGAAGCAAAAAAAGAGATTAGAAGATCTATTTTAAAAGCTATTGCAATTCCTGGTTATATTGTTGGTTTTGCTTCAAGAGAATTGCCAGTAGCTCGTGGTTGGGGTACTGGTGGTCTGCAAGTAACACTTGCACTTATAAATGAAAAAGATAATTTAAAAGTAATTGACCAAGGTTGTGATGGAAGTGTAAATGCTGTAAATATTAGGAACTTTATAAAATCTGTAACTAATGTAAATACAACTACAAAAACAACAGATGCCAGTATTATTCAAACAAGACATAGAGTTCCAGAGATTGAACTAGAAGAGAGACAAACTCTTGTTTATCAAGTTCCTATGCCAGATGTACTTGAAACAGTTGAACCAAATATATCTAAAGCAAAATTATTACATGCTAATGCTGATTATTCAAAACTATGGGTTTTATTATATGAAGATACATCACAGTTTGGGGATTCTAGGATTTCTAATAGATATCCAGTAATGGTAAATAATAGATATGCAATGGATCCAAGTCCAATACCAAAGTATGATACACCTAAACTAAATGATTGTAAAGCATTACAAATATTTGGAGCAGGAAGAGAAAAGAAAATCTATGCAATACCACCATATACAAAAGTAGAACCTTTAAAATTTGAAGATAGAGATTTTAAAGTTGAAAACTTTGATGGTAAGTCTTGTTCTAGATGTGGAAGTACAAACTCTTTTCTAGATGAAGTTTATGATGATGAGGGTATTACTCATTATTATTGTAATGACACAGATTATTGTGATAGTAATATTGAAGTAGGAGAAAAATAATGGTACTAGATATGAAAAATGTTTCTAAAGTTTTTGGTAAATTTTGTCCAAAATGTTTAGAAACAACTGGTGCAAATTTTAATAGTTCTATTTGTCCTACTTGTAAAAGTGTTGTGGGAGTAAATGATGTAAATCTAGCTCTTTCAAAAGGGGAAGTTTTAGGAATAGTAGGTGAGAGTGGTAGTGGAAAATCAACACTATTACAACTAATTTATCAAGATCAAAAAGCATCATTAGGTGAAATATTTGTAAAAGATTTTCTTGGAAATAATGGGGAAAGAAAAAATATCCTTGATGCAAACCTAAATGAATTATCTCATTTACGAAACTCTTTGATGTCTATGATTTATCAAAATCCAAGACTTGGACTTAATTATAATTTCTCAGCTGGCGGTAATATCGCTGAGAAAGTAATAATGAGTGGGAATAAGAAATATGATGAGATTAGAAATAGAGCTTTATTCTTTTTAGATAAAACAGAAATTCCAACATCTAGAATTGATGATTATCCTGAGTATTTCTCAGGAGGACAACAACAAAGAATTCAAATTTCAAAAGCATTATCATCTAATCCTAAGATATTACTTTTAGATGAGCCTACAACAGGTCTTGATTTATCAGTACAAGCAAAAATACTTGATTTAATAAAAGAGTTACAACACGAAATTGGTTTTTCAATGATTGTAGTTTCACACGATTTAGGAGTTATTAAACACCTAACAGACATAACTGTTGTTATGAAAAATGGGCAAATAGTTGAAAAAGGTCTAACAGATCAGATATTAGAAGACCCACAACATCCATATACACAATTACTTGTGTCATCAATACTGTAAAGGCTAATTATGACTAGATTAGAAGTAAAAAATTTAAATAAAACATTTAAAGTACATACTCAAGGAAGTATTGAAGTTAAAGGTTTTGAAAACATTTCGTTTGAAGTTAAAAATGGAGAGTTCTTATCTCTATTTGGACCAAGTGGAGCAGGGAAGTCATCTATATTAAAAACACTGTTTAGAACATATACAACAACAAATGGACAAGTTATCTTTCATAGGGATAATGGAAATAAAATAGATATTTCATCAGCAAATGAAAGTGAAATTTTAGAGCTTAGAAAAAGAGAAATTGGTTATGTATCACAATTCTTACAAATTTTACCAAGAGTATCAGCAGTTGATGTTGTAGCGGAACAGCTTATTTTCAAAGGTGAAAGTGAAGAAATCTCAAGAGTTAAAGCAAAAGAGATGTTAGATTATTTATCAATTCGAGAAGAGTTGTTTGATTTATCTCCTTTAACTTTCTCAGGTGGAGAGCAACAAAGAGTAAATATAGCAAAAGGAATTATTGCACCAAAATCTTTACTATTGCTAGATGAGCCAACTGCCTCATTAGATAAAAAGAACACAATGAAAGTAGTTGAAAAACTAAAAGTACTTAAAACTCAAGGTGTTGCAATGGTTGGGATTTTCCATGACTTAGAAGCAATGGAAATGATTAGTGACAAAATATACAAATTAAAGAGAGTTAAATAAAGTGGAAACAATTTTAAGAAGTAAAAATGTATTAATTAACGAAGAGTTTGTCTCAGCTGATGTTGTAATCTATAAAGATTTAATTAAAAGAGTTGATAAATACGGAGTAAATGAAGTTGCAGTTGATTTAGGTGAGAAAAAAATAGCTCCAGGAATTGTAGATTTACACTCAGATGCAATTGAAAAAGAGATTGAACCAAGACCAGGAGCTACTTTTAGCATTGAAACAGCAGTTGCTGAGCTTGATAAAAAGCTATCAATGGCAGGAGTTACAACAATGTTCCATGCTATTGGCTTTGAAGAAAACCCTAAAAAGAAAAGAAGCATTGATTTAGCAAAACAACAAATTGAAGAGATTTATACAGCTAATAAAAAACACTTAGGGGTTGATAATTATATTCATGCAAGATTTGAATTAAGCTCTGATGAGGCAGTTGAACCTATAAAAGAAGTTATTTCAAATGGAATGGTTAAATTAGTATCTTTAATGGATCATAGTCCTGGGCAAGGTCAATTTAAATCTTTAGAATCATTTCAAAAATATTATGGAAGTTATTATGGATTAAATGAGGAAGAAGTACAAAGTGTAGTTGATAAAAAACTCTCAAAAGATGAAGAAAAAATCAATGATTTAATTTCCCATGCTAAAGAGCATAATTTAACACTATTAAGTCATGATGATGATTGTATTGAAAAACTTGATGGTCTACTAAATCTAGGAGTTCAAATCTCAGAGTTTCCATTAGATTTAGAAGTTGCAAAGTATGCAGTATCTAAAGGAATTGCTACAGGAATGGGAGCACCAAATATTGTAAGAGGTGGATCTCAAAGTGGAAATATCGCAGCAATTGAGTTAGTAAAAGAAGATGTTTGTAAATATCTTTGTTCAGATTATCATCCAACATCTATGTTACAAGCAGTTTATAGAATGAAAGAGGATGCAAATCTTGATATTGCAAAAGGATTCTCAATGGTTACATCAACACCAGCAAAATACGCTAATTTAGACGATAGAGGTGAAATTGCTGTTGGTAAAAAAGCTGATATTATTGTTATTGATGATACACATATTCCAAAAGTAGTTCTTACATTAAAAGATGGTGATTCAATATACAATGGTATTAGAGGCTTTAGGTTATAGGACTTTATTATGACTAAAATAGAGAGTTTTAATGAAGAAATAGAAGTAGAACTTGGTATTAAACCATTTATTTTTCCAAAGGCAATTATAAAGAATTGTTCCTTTGGAAAATATACTGAAATACGTGATTATGTAAATATTAGTGATTCTATTATGGATGATTATTCTTATGTATGTGAGTATTCTCAAATCACAAATACAAAAATTGGTAAGTTTGTAAATATTGCTTCAAATGTTCGAATTAATCCTGGTTTTCATCCCTATGAAATGCCTTGCCAACATCATTTTATGTATAGAAGAAAAAGTTATGGTTTTGGTGAAGATGATAAAGCCTTTTTTCATTATAGAAATTTACAAAAAGTAGAAATAGGGCATGATGTTTGGATTGGACATGGTGCAGTTATAATGCCAGGAGTAAAAATTGCTAATGGTGCTATTATTGGATCAAATTGTGTTGTAACAAAAGATGTACCTGCTTATGCAATTGTAGTTGGTGTAAGTGGCAAAATTCTTAAATATAGATTCTCAAATGAGATTATAAAAAAACTTGAAAAAATTTCTTGGTGGAATTGGGAATATGAAGAAATAAAAAATAATTTAGATAATTTTAAAGATATTCGTGAGTTTCTTTATAAATTTTCATAAAAGACAATTTTTATCCACCTTTATAACCTTTGTTTTATTATTTAATTACTATCATTAAATAAAACACAAGGAAATTTATGAGAAGTTTAAATTTATCCACAAAAATAATTTCTAGTATGCTTATTTCAATAATAGGAATGGCAATTATTTCTTTTTCCTCTTATGTAGGAATTAGCTCAATTGGAAAGGAATTGGTTGAAATTGCGGAATACCAAATTCCAATAAATAAAGCGACTATCGAACTAGAGAAAGATATCCTAAAAGAGGAAATCCTGACTTATGAACTATTTATTGCAAGTAAAAATATAAATAGTGATGAATTTAAAAAAGCAAAAACTAATATTGAAGAGCTTGAAGTAAAAACGGATAAAGCTATTATTCATGCTGAGGATTTAGTTAAAAAAGCAGTTGATCACGCGGATACAATTGAAACGAAAAATTTATATAATAATTTTTTACAAGAGTTAAAAACACTTGAAAAAGAACAAAAAATCTTTAAAAAAGAGTTATCTAAATTTATTCATGCTTTAAAAGATGGTAATTATGACCAAGTTTTAAAAGAGAAAAAAATCTTAATTGCTGAACTTAAACAAATGGATCATAATATTGAAAAACTTCTTACAGAATTAACTACTTTATTAGAAGAATCAGCTTTAACAGCAGAACATGATGAAGAAAGAGTATTACTTATAATTGAAATAATAGCAGCAATTGCACTATTATTATCAATAATAGCAGCTATTATTGTAATAAAATATTTTAATAAAACAATACATGATTTTAGAATGGGCATTAGAGGATTCTTTAAATATTTAGGTAAAGAAACAAATGATGTAAAACTTCTAAATGATTCAGTACAAGATGAATTTGGTGAAATGTCAACAGCTGTTAATAAGTATATTGGTAGAACTAAAACAATGATTGATGAAGATAAAGAGTTTATCTATGCAGTACAAGGACTTGTTTCAAATATTAAAAATGGTGATCTAGCTTCAAGAATTGATATCAATACAAATAATGAAAGTTTTGAAGAATTAAAAACAAATTTAAATGAAATGTTAGATACTTTAGAATCAAGTGTTGGTAAAGATACAAATAAAATCTTAGCTGTTTTAGTAAAATTATCTAGTCAAGACTTTAGCCAAAATATTGCCAATCCAGAAGGTAAAATTGAAAAATCATTAAATGAAGTAATATTATTAATTAATGAAATGTTACTTGATAATAAAAAGAATGGTTTAACACTTGATACTTCAGCAAATACTTTATTAAGTAATGTTGATAAATTAAATACAAGTTCAAACGAAGCAGCAGCTTCACTAGAAGAAACAGCTGCAGCACTAGAAGAAATTACAGGTAATGTAAGTTCAACAACTTTAAAAATTAATCAAATGTCAGTATTAGCTGATGAAGTTACTAAGTCAACAAATGAAGGTGAAGATTTAGCTTCTAAAACTACAAAAGCAATGGACGAGATTAATTCTCAAGTAACTGCTATTAATGATGCAATTACAGTAATTGACCAAATTGCATTCCAAACAAATATTCTATCACTTAATGCAGCAGTTGAAGCAGCAACAGCTGGAGAAGCTGGTAAAGGATTTGCAGTAGTTGCAGCAGAAGTTAGAAACCTAGCTTCAAGATCCGCAGAAGCTGCTAAAGAGATTAAAGACTTAGTTGAAAATGCAAATGTTAAAGCTAATGAAGGTAAAAACATTGCTGATAAAATGATTCATGGTTATACTAGTTTAAATAGTGATATTAATAAAACTATTGAATTAATTTCAGATGTTACAAATGCAGCAAAAGAGCAAGAAACTGGTATTGTACAAATTAATGATGCAGTTAACTTATTAGATCAACAAACTCAACAAAATGCTAGAATTGCAAGTGAAACACAAGATATTGCATCTCATACTTCAACTATTGCAAAAGATATTCTACTAGACGTTGATAAAAAAGAATTTATTGGTAAGGATTCAATTAAACAAGAAACTCCTCCAATGATTAATAAAACTCCTATACAGAAGAAACCTCAAGTTAAATATGAACCTAAAAAAGCACCTGCTTTTGAACAAAAAAATAAACCCAAAGTTATAGAAGCAAATAGTTCATCTGATGATGAATGGGAAAGCTTCTAAACTCAATTATTAACACCTAAGAATTACTCTTAGGTGTTTCTTCTAAATCCTCTTAAATACTTCAAATTGTAACCAAAGAAGAACTTTTCTTCGATATAGTAAATCTAATAAATAATAATGTTTAAGCATTAAATTTATACAAATATTCAAAAAGAAGAAAATTATGAAAACAAAAATTATATTAATCGTAGGTCCAAGTGGAGTTGGTAAAGATACACTAATTAAAGGTGCAAAAAAAGAATTAAAAACTGATATAAATTTTGTAAAAAGATATATTACAAGAAAGCCTGATAAAAGTGAAAAAAATTACTATTTGGATGAATATGCTTTTGAAATTTTAAAACATAATAGTTTATTTGTTTCAACATGGAATGCACATGAAAATTTTTATGGTATTTCTAAAAATTCAATTAAAAATGGTTTAAATATAATCTCTATATCGAGATCAAAAATTGAAGATTTTGAAAAGGTATATAAAGATGTTTATACTATAAATATAACTGTTCCTAAAGAAGAATTAAGAAGTAGACTACTTATTAGAAAAAGAGAAACAGAAGAAGAAATTGAAAAAAGACTAAATAGAACTTACAAAAAAATCAATGCAAGAAACTTAATAGAATTCGATAACTCTGGTGACATTGAAAAATCTATAGAAAGTTTTGTCAAAGTATTAAAAAAGATTGATAGTGAGTAGAATAAACATTGCTACATATAATATTTGGAAAGATGATGGTGACTTTCCAAATAGAATCTATAATTTATCAAATAAATTAAAAAACAATAAATTTGATATTATTTGTTTACAAGAAGATTATAATTCAAAAGATTTTTCTAGTAGTAGGTTTCTAAATATTGAACTTGATTTTAACTATATTTCTACATCAACACGAACAAAAATAAGAAATGGCAAAAATAGTAGTTCCAATCTTACTA contains the following coding sequences:
- a CDS encoding carbon-phosphorus lyase complex subunit PhnI, whose product is MAYYAIKGGEEAIKNSLDFYADLTNSADELEDEVLIKSLTFSIDRVMSEGSLYSKKLAARSIKRSAGDLLNASFFLRAHRSSCQRIGISRTIDINKMRLSRRISSAFKDIEGGQLLGPSNDYEIKLLVDLKNEDVNIEEYSSKDCVIKSALSPLRDDDLIKKLPKEEKIWDVTRNYPSAPYPRSAVLQVMSRAETGSLLCVGYTTMRGYGDIHPTIGDLRIGELDIDFTHPFTKKDVKVGSIEATAVECVGTFNQDENGDTKLTTGFGFCFGKNETKAISMSMIDLSLYNTHYSVGGEHIIAADFDMIMHHLDGIESFGMTNHFKLPHYVTFQTDYQIFKSAQKYSNDKKGDAK
- the phnH gene encoding phosphonate C-P lyase system protein PhnH; translation: MNTVDIEKLNRDNFRAMMNVLSMPGSVEKVESLFDSDLLAIANTLLYSEVSFNYEGKEEFALIEAITNSKENDLENADYIFCDEISEFAFNKGKVGTSKDPEFSATYIFKCKNFKGQKIKLTGPGINKEKIVSLPVDKSFVNFFNEKNSYFPLGNEVFFLNKNSEITAISRTTKMEII
- the phnC gene encoding phosphonate ABC transporter ATP-binding protein; the encoded protein is MIKMKKLTLGYKKEKILNDIDLKVKKGEFIGIIGTSGAGKSTLLMSLTGGIKVFDGKFEVLDYDLNNIKKKNLIKLREQIGVIFQGYNLVDRLSVLDNVVSGMLKDIPVSRAILKLYKDKEIKKAKEYMDIVDITKHSLKRCDELSGGQRQRVAIARALAAEPKIILADEPVSALDPKSAKKVMGILKKVNEVYGVTVIANLHHLEYAKEYCDRIIGVNNGSVVFDDNSDQLTDKLVEKIYTVNN
- the phnD gene encoding phosphonate ABC transporter substrate-binding protein yields the protein MKLIKNITVATLALTLGTTSMMAQEKWPEKLTFGVIPVAGSTSMKENFGPLTDYISKQLGIKVEMKLAGDYTGIITGMQHNHIDVAYLGPKSYVEAHKRANAEALVVEVDGESGLPGYRGTIITKKGSGLKSLADIKNKTWAFTSSQSTSGTLVPTVMFSKAGINPKDYFKKVVYSGGHEASILSVKAGKVDAASTNNLDFNRGLGRHWNKDQFNVIWTSDLIPGAPVAARGDLPSSLKMALKGAFLSYNDPEGLKRLKNKGFIKGDDSVYDSVRELIKLKKQLKNKK
- the phnE gene encoding phosphonate ABC transporter, permease protein PhnE, translated to MNIEEIRDKSNPFSFSKSVVIVIFLLIFIQSWKDTEMSVVSLIDGWHYMMEYIAGNPEIENSGFFPPNLNSDDLMTYALSMLETIQMAIIALILSIIVAVPLSYMSSRNIINILIPGKSPIHEFTKSVIYGSATFVANVFRSINEIIWALIFVSAVGLGPMAGILALGVHTAGVLSKLLSEGNESIDPGPVEALTTTGAGFIKVLIYAVIPQTMPHFVSMCLYRFESDVRSASILGFVGAGGIGFYLFDKMRAFENGDVCTIIIVIVLTVWGLDKVSAIIRKRFI
- a CDS encoding ferritin-like domain-containing protein encodes the protein MDYFFMLEEVLLTKRPEEKIEKFNIFYEKFLNNELQFNNEHIACELIEPSYESYLDIVKPTALPKIKNFNTDEGKKYLLHTILHIEYSAIDLALDAALRFKNKPDQYYKDWLEVADDEIRHFLMLEELLGELGGKYGDFQVHKNLFEAMQETPEFLRRMAAVPRYLEANGLDQNPKIMEKLKSNNDPFNRKILKALEIILEEEVDHVTKGDVWYKYACDLENLPYDSTYLEIIEDVFPGSTKRKMDLNFEARKKAGFSCDVLKVLSKKSDCV
- a CDS encoding GntR family transcriptional regulator, whose translation is MKRVEKPMYVKLYEEILKNIENKNYSTSEKLPSENVFATTFDVNRHTVRQALSMLKDEGYIYTKKGKGNYISNIKVPYSISDKSSYTSKILDLGYEPKTKFLGADIIEPTNEIAQNLGLNKNLKVIELRLLRYANDLPISVSYSYFDAYIYREIINNLDCKPFSLYKVLEKCYPNLEITKVSTVFESHTSTNELSELLMMPSNSPILAASTLSKDQDGNFVEYGTSFFRGDTCKIKVDLV
- a CDS encoding phosphonate C-P lyase system protein PhnG — translated: MKREDINSLAQLVAKAELKKLYTKINEKHSIKVLTAPTEQTLLVPVKDPISGGEFYAGEVLVTSTIVSVDNIKGWSMVMDSNNKLSLYTAVLDASFEANIFKDEIKTLLKSAKKAEEKANKEQNKKVNSTRVSFDLM